Proteins found in one Sporosarcina jeotgali genomic segment:
- a CDS encoding YppE family protein — protein MRLQQLTEKLLEVCDECLVRHSDMRKENREPDFYTEVKPYADHCHQMIDEWDELVKQWIRTNRPKYVRPIQISTLNDLMKQFTVQSFYQKTGKKRFVQSIQSASYTLNTVRIALEKEKEEGEDAN, from the coding sequence ATGAGGTTACAGCAGTTAACAGAAAAGTTGCTAGAAGTATGTGATGAATGCTTAGTTCGGCACAGTGATATGAGGAAAGAAAATCGCGAACCCGACTTTTATACAGAAGTAAAACCATATGCAGACCATTGCCATCAAATGATCGACGAATGGGACGAGCTTGTGAAGCAGTGGATTCGCACTAATCGTCCTAAATATGTGAGACCCATTCAAATATCTACATTAAATGATTTAATGAAACAATTTACCGTACAGTCTTTTTATCAAAAAACAGGAAAGAAACGGTTTGTTCAATCGATTCAATCTGCAAGCTATACGTTGAATACTGTTCGGATTGCGCTGGAAAAAGAAAAAGAGGAGGGCGAAGATGCGAACTAA